A DNA window from Desulfuromonas sp. contains the following coding sequences:
- the cysE gene encoding serine O-acetyltransferase, translating into MIANLREDFKAVFERDPAVRSIFEIIFCYPGFHALLFYRLAHACWNYKLFFLGRFISHLGRFFTGIEIHPGARIGKGFFIDHGMGVVIGETAEIGDNVTIYHGVTLGGTSWAKEKRHPTLRDNVVIGSGAKVLGPFEVGENAKIGSNSVVVKEVPADATVVGIPGKVVVAGDKKEKQVKADLEHGRLPDPQAKAIECLFDQIKSLENQVKELNAEQQELRARLAETEVVAESA; encoded by the coding sequence GTGATTGCCAACTTGAGAGAGGATTTCAAAGCCGTATTTGAACGGGATCCGGCAGTGCGCAGTATATTTGAAATCATATTTTGTTATCCCGGTTTCCACGCACTGCTCTTCTACCGCCTGGCTCACGCCTGTTGGAATTACAAACTTTTTTTCCTCGGTCGTTTTATTTCGCACCTCGGCCGTTTTTTTACCGGAATTGAAATTCACCCCGGAGCCCGGATCGGAAAGGGTTTCTTTATCGATCACGGAATGGGGGTCGTTATCGGTGAAACTGCCGAGATCGGTGACAATGTGACGATTTACCATGGTGTCACCCTCGGCGGCACATCGTGGGCCAAGGAGAAACGTCATCCGACCCTGCGCGATAATGTGGTGATCGGTTCCGGAGCGAAGGTGCTCGGGCCCTTTGAAGTTGGTGAAAATGCCAAGATCGGTTCCAACTCGGTCGTTGTCAAGGAAGTCCCGGCCGACGCGACGGTAGTCGGGATCCCCGGCAAGGTTGTCGTCGCCGGCGACAAAAAAGAGAAACAGGTCAAAGCTGATCTCGAACATGGACGGCTTCCGGACCCACAAGCCAAAGCGATTGAGTGCCTTTTTGACCAGATCAAGTCGCTTGAGAACCAGGTGAAAGAATTGAATGCCGAGCAGCAGGAGTTGCGCGCCCGGCTCGCCGAGACAGAGGTTGTCGCAGAAAGCGCCTGA
- a CDS encoding NADP-dependent malic enzyme (NADP-dependent; catalyzes the oxidative decarboxylation of malate to form pyruvate; decarboxylates oxaloacetate): MSSKRQDALDYHSTGRKGKIEVITTKPCATSRDLSLAYSPGVAEPCLEIEKDPNNAYEYTAKGNLVAVVSNGTAVLGLGDIGALAGKPVMEGKGVLFKSFADVDVFDIELNTKDSDELIRTVKLLEPTFGGINLEDIKGPECFYIEEELQKIMNIPVFHDDQHGTAIISAAGMVNALEIIGKDIKKVKIVVNGAGAAGIACANLAVTMGIDKDNVILCDTKGVIYKGRTEGMNDYKERLAAKTDARTLEDAMVDADIFFGVSAKGALTGKMLKSMAKDPIVFAMANPDPEITPPEAKAVRDDVIIGTGRSDYNNQVNNVLCFPFLFRGALDTHASAINDEMKLAAVHALAALAKEDVPDSVRKAYAGEEIKFGREYLIPKPFDPRVLLHVAPAVAQAAMDSGVARRPIADMDKYLERLEAMQGRSKEIMRTLINKAKAAPKRIVFPEGDEEKILRAAQILVDEGIAKPIMLGDEEEILSNAKALNVDMKDVVIIDPAKSEQVESYTQEFFSMRQRKGVTLAEARRTMRKSRNHFGSMMVLKGDADSLLSGINHHYPETIRPALEIIGKRDDLSKVHGMYMMVTKKDAYFFADTTVNIEPTAEELAETAILTAQKANQFDFEPKVAMLSFSNFGSAEHPLTYNVKKATALVKEWAPELIVDGEIQANVALDPDLIETQYQFSKLKGDANCFIFPDLQSGNIAYKLLHKLGEAEAIGPILMGMNKPVHVLQRGDAVADIVNMAAVAVVDVQESDQ, translated from the coding sequence ATGTCCAGCAAACGTCAAGACGCCCTCGACTATCACAGCACCGGGCGCAAAGGTAAAATCGAAGTCATCACAACTAAACCATGCGCAACCAGTCGCGACCTCTCTCTGGCGTATAGCCCGGGTGTCGCCGAACCGTGTCTCGAGATCGAAAAAGATCCGAACAACGCCTACGAATACACGGCCAAGGGTAATCTCGTGGCTGTCGTCTCCAACGGCACCGCGGTTCTTGGTCTCGGTGACATCGGCGCCCTGGCCGGCAAGCCGGTAATGGAGGGTAAAGGGGTTCTGTTCAAAAGTTTCGCTGACGTTGACGTTTTCGACATTGAACTCAACACCAAGGATTCCGACGAACTGATTCGAACCGTCAAACTGCTCGAGCCGACTTTCGGCGGCATCAACCTCGAGGACATCAAGGGTCCGGAATGCTTCTATATCGAGGAAGAGTTACAGAAGATCATGAACATTCCGGTCTTTCACGATGACCAGCACGGCACTGCCATTATTTCTGCTGCCGGCATGGTCAATGCCCTCGAAATAATCGGCAAGGATATCAAAAAAGTTAAAATCGTTGTCAATGGTGCCGGCGCAGCCGGTATCGCCTGCGCCAACCTCGCTGTCACCATGGGAATTGACAAGGACAACGTCATACTCTGCGACACCAAGGGCGTTATCTACAAAGGCCGCACCGAAGGAATGAACGACTACAAAGAGCGACTGGCCGCCAAAACCGATGCCCGTACTCTTGAAGACGCCATGGTTGATGCCGATATCTTCTTCGGCGTATCTGCCAAAGGCGCATTGACCGGAAAAATGCTGAAAAGCATGGCCAAGGACCCGATTGTTTTCGCAATGGCCAACCCGGACCCGGAAATCACTCCTCCTGAAGCAAAGGCCGTTCGGGATGACGTTATTATCGGCACCGGACGTTCTGACTACAACAACCAGGTTAACAACGTACTCTGCTTTCCGTTCCTGTTCCGGGGCGCTCTCGACACCCATGCCAGCGCCATTAATGACGAAATGAAACTGGCCGCTGTCCATGCACTGGCCGCACTGGCCAAGGAGGATGTACCTGATTCCGTCCGCAAGGCCTACGCCGGAGAAGAGATCAAGTTCGGTCGCGAGTACCTCATTCCGAAACCGTTCGATCCGCGTGTACTGCTGCATGTCGCCCCGGCCGTCGCCCAGGCGGCCATGGATTCCGGCGTTGCCCGTCGACCGATCGCCGATATGGATAAATATCTCGAACGTCTTGAAGCGATGCAGGGACGTTCCAAGGAGATTATGCGGACTCTCATCAACAAGGCCAAGGCCGCTCCGAAGCGGATTGTCTTCCCGGAAGGTGACGAGGAGAAAATCCTGCGGGCCGCCCAGATCCTCGTTGATGAAGGCATCGCCAAACCGATCATGCTCGGTGACGAGGAGGAGATCCTGAGTAATGCGAAAGCTCTCAACGTCGACATGAAAGACGTTGTTATTATTGATCCGGCCAAAAGTGAACAGGTCGAAAGTTACACCCAGGAATTTTTCTCGATGCGTCAGCGCAAGGGAGTCACTCTGGCCGAAGCGCGCCGTACCATGCGCAAAAGCCGTAATCACTTCGGTTCAATGATGGTTCTTAAAGGGGATGCCGATTCACTGCTTTCCGGCATCAACCACCACTATCCTGAAACCATTCGGCCGGCCCTGGAGATTATCGGCAAACGAGATGATCTCTCGAAGGTTCACGGCATGTACATGATGGTCACCAAAAAGGATGCTTATTTCTTTGCCGACACCACGGTCAATATCGAACCGACCGCCGAAGAACTGGCCGAAACAGCAATCCTGACCGCCCAGAAGGCCAATCAATTTGACTTCGAGCCGAAAGTCGCGATGCTCTCCTTCTCCAACTTCGGTTCGGCCGAGCATCCACTGACCTACAACGTGAAAAAAGCAACTGCCCTGGTCAAGGAATGGGCTCCGGAACTTATTGTCGACGGAGAGATTCAGGCCAATGTCGCACTTGACCCTGATCTGATCGAGACTCAATATCAGTTTTCCAAGCTCAAGGGTGACGCCAACTGCTTCATCTTCCCTGATCTGCAGTCCGGTAACATCGCCTACAAGCTGCTTCACAAGCTGGGTGAAGCGGAAGCAATCGGTCCGATTCTGATGGGCATGAACAAACCGGTTCATGTACTGCAGCGCGGTGATGCTGTTGCCGACATCGTCAACATGGCCGCTGTTGCCGTTGTTGATGTTCAGGAATCTGATCAGTAA
- a CDS encoding MotA/TolQ/ExbB proton channel family protein has translation MFEIFQKGGPLMWPIALCSVLALAIFLERLWNYRKFQQGNEALIDEIDPLLNEAKYEEASVACQRYGNPLSRVYLTAIRLAGRSREQIKAVVEEAGSRELAALERLLGLLGTIATITPLLGLLGTVLGMIRAFTVLAVEGVGSPATLGGGISEALITTAAGLTVAIPTILLHKYLSGRVDRISLDLEVRALRVVDRLGK, from the coding sequence ATGTTTGAGATTTTCCAGAAGGGCGGCCCCCTGATGTGGCCGATTGCACTCTGTTCTGTTCTGGCACTGGCCATTTTCCTCGAGCGACTCTGGAATTACCGGAAATTTCAACAGGGCAATGAGGCCCTCATTGATGAAATCGATCCACTATTGAACGAAGCAAAGTATGAAGAGGCTTCAGTCGCCTGCCAGCGTTATGGAAACCCACTTTCCCGTGTCTACCTGACCGCCATCCGGCTGGCCGGGCGTTCACGAGAACAGATCAAGGCAGTGGTGGAGGAAGCCGGTTCACGAGAACTTGCCGCCCTGGAGCGCCTGCTCGGTTTGCTCGGAACCATCGCAACGATTACGCCACTGCTCGGTTTACTCGGAACCGTTCTCGGGATGATCCGCGCATTTACCGTTCTGGCTGTTGAAGGTGTCGGTAGCCCGGCTACTCTCGGTGGCGGCATTTCCGAAGCACTGATAACAACCGCCGCCGGACTGACCGTAGCGATCCCGACAATCCTGCTGCACAAGTATCTCTCCGGGCGGGTCGACCGGATCTCTCTCGATCTTGAAGTCAGGGCGCTCCGGGTAGTTGACCGGCTTGGTAAATAA
- a CDS encoding HIT family hydrolase: MKQLWAPWRMEYILDESRHNQAVDSCVFCLDESAGTDHERLVLLRGERAFVVMNRFPYNNGHLLVVPYRHVADLCELSDPENSEISQLICRCRSVLQQTMNPQGMNIGLNLGAAAGAGIADHLHWHLVPRWQGDTNFMPVLGDTRVIPQHLEESYQVLLEAFTTGREE; this comes from the coding sequence GTGAAACAGCTCTGGGCGCCATGGCGCATGGAATATATTCTTGATGAAAGTCGGCACAATCAGGCAGTAGACTCTTGTGTTTTTTGTCTTGATGAATCGGCCGGGACGGATCACGAAAGACTGGTTTTACTCCGTGGCGAACGCGCCTTTGTTGTCATGAATCGCTTTCCCTATAATAATGGGCACCTCCTGGTCGTCCCGTATCGTCATGTCGCTGATTTATGTGAGTTGTCCGATCCGGAAAATTCTGAGATTTCTCAACTGATCTGTCGGTGCCGGAGTGTTCTTCAGCAAACCATGAACCCCCAGGGAATGAATATCGGGTTAAATCTCGGTGCCGCGGCCGGGGCGGGAATCGCCGATCACCTGCATTGGCACCTGGTGCCGCGCTGGCAGGGGGATACCAACTTTATGCCGGTACTCGGAGACACCAGGGTGATACCGCAGCACCTTGAGGAGTCTTATCAAGTTTTACTCGAAGCTTTTACAACCGGGAGGGAAGAATGA
- a CDS encoding 6-phosphofructokinase, whose protein sequence is MSKTIAILTGGGDCPGLNAVIRGVVRASCQRGWRVLGIEDGFDGLVGEPRWRELDLSSVRGLLQRGGTILGTSNRGNPFSYPVEKNGQPVLEDVSQQVLANFKSIGADALIAVGGDGTLKIARQLGELGMPVVGVPKTIDNDLKGTDVTFGYNTAVGIVTEALDRLHTTAESHHRVMVVEVMGRDAGWIALESGIAGSADVILIPEIPFHIDRVCAAIRRRSAEGHRFSIVVVAEGARPAEGDKVVQKSAQDNLGVERLGGVAHEVAQQIDQCLGGIMEQRVVVLGHVQRGGTPSPFDRILSSRFGVKAVQLIEEGGFGKMVALHGRRIEFVNIDDAVGSLNLIDPDGDLVTTAEELGIMVGR, encoded by the coding sequence ATGTCAAAAACCATTGCCATATTGACCGGAGGCGGTGATTGTCCCGGATTGAACGCGGTCATACGCGGTGTTGTGCGCGCTTCTTGTCAACGCGGATGGCGGGTTCTCGGCATTGAGGATGGTTTTGATGGTCTGGTTGGAGAACCACGCTGGCGCGAACTTGACCTATCGTCAGTGCGTGGCCTTTTGCAGCGGGGCGGTACCATTCTTGGAACGAGCAATCGGGGAAATCCTTTTTCCTATCCTGTAGAAAAAAACGGCCAACCGGTTCTTGAGGATGTTTCACAACAGGTTCTTGCCAATTTCAAGAGTATTGGTGCCGATGCCCTGATTGCTGTTGGCGGAGACGGTACCCTGAAAATTGCCCGCCAGCTCGGCGAACTTGGCATGCCGGTTGTTGGCGTACCGAAAACGATCGATAATGATCTGAAAGGGACTGATGTTACCTTCGGTTACAATACCGCCGTCGGTATTGTAACCGAAGCACTTGATCGGCTGCATACAACCGCCGAAAGTCATCATCGGGTTATGGTCGTTGAAGTTATGGGCCGGGACGCCGGCTGGATCGCTCTCGAGTCAGGAATTGCCGGCTCGGCCGACGTCATTCTGATTCCCGAAATTCCGTTTCATATTGACAGGGTCTGTGCTGCGATCAGGCGGCGAAGCGCTGAAGGGCATCGCTTCTCAATTGTCGTAGTTGCTGAAGGGGCCCGGCCGGCCGAGGGTGACAAGGTTGTTCAGAAGTCGGCCCAGGATAATCTCGGTGTTGAACGTCTCGGCGGGGTCGCGCACGAGGTTGCCCAGCAGATTGATCAGTGCCTCGGCGGAATTATGGAACAACGGGTCGTCGTCCTCGGCCACGTTCAGCGCGGCGGTACGCCGTCACCTTTCGACCGGATACTGAGTTCCCGTTTCGGGGTTAAAGCCGTTCAGTTGATTGAAGAAGGCGGATTTGGCAAAATGGTCGCTCTGCATGGCCGTAGAATCGAATTTGTCAACATCGATGATGCTGTTGGCAGCCTCAATCTGATTGATCCGGATGGTGATCTTGTTACGACAGCTGAAGAACTCGGTATCATGGTTGGCCGATAA
- the ilvA gene encoding threonine ammonia-lyase, biosynthetic yields the protein MQSLIKKILTSRVYEAAIETPLEESAWLSRRLNNRVLLKREDLQPVFSYKLRGAYNRIAHLSEQELSHGVIAASAGNHAQGVAYSARQLGIPAVIVMPVTTPQIKAAAVEALGAEVVMVGDSYSEAADHCSELVKQRGMSFIHPFDDELVIAGQGTVADELLRQSSGRIDAVFVPVGGGGLIAGIGAYIKELRPEIKVIGVEPVDSDAMDQSLKAGKRVQLDSVGIFADGVAVREVGERTFSIARDVVDDIVLVDTDAICSAIKDIFQATRSIVEPAGALAVAGIKKYIRENKWAGQSLVAINTGANMNFERLRYVAERTMSGECQEALFAVTIPEQPGALRRFCSEVVGDRNITEFNYRLAKRSQAHIFVGITVKDELERPLFAKQMTENGYINHDLTDNELAKTHVRYMVGGRSESAGREFIYRFWFPERPGALGKFLSAMGANWNISLFHYRAQGGDFGRVLIGLEIPEGDEAAMQKFLDELGYRYIEETGNPVYQMFL from the coding sequence ATGCAATCCCTGATCAAAAAAATACTGACCTCCCGTGTTTACGAAGCGGCCATAGAAACCCCTCTGGAGGAATCAGCCTGGCTATCCCGCAGATTAAATAACCGGGTCCTGCTTAAACGTGAAGACCTGCAACCGGTCTTTTCCTATAAACTGCGCGGCGCTTATAACCGTATTGCTCACCTCTCTGAACAGGAGTTATCGCATGGCGTGATCGCTGCTTCGGCCGGAAATCATGCTCAGGGTGTTGCTTATTCGGCCCGCCAGCTCGGTATTCCGGCAGTCATCGTCATGCCGGTAACAACACCGCAGATCAAGGCTGCAGCCGTTGAGGCACTCGGCGCCGAAGTTGTCATGGTTGGTGACAGCTATTCCGAGGCAGCCGATCATTGCTCTGAACTCGTAAAGCAGCGCGGCATGTCATTTATTCATCCCTTTGATGATGAACTGGTGATCGCCGGTCAGGGAACCGTTGCTGATGAGCTGCTTCGTCAATCATCCGGACGGATCGACGCAGTTTTTGTTCCGGTCGGTGGTGGTGGTCTGATAGCCGGCATCGGCGCCTACATCAAGGAGTTGCGTCCGGAGATTAAAGTTATCGGGGTCGAGCCGGTGGATAGTGACGCCATGGACCAGTCCCTGAAGGCCGGGAAGCGGGTTCAGCTCGATTCGGTCGGGATTTTTGCCGATGGAGTCGCCGTTCGCGAGGTCGGTGAACGGACATTTTCTATTGCTCGTGATGTGGTCGACGACATCGTTCTGGTTGACACCGATGCGATCTGCAGCGCCATCAAGGATATCTTCCAGGCAACCCGTTCAATTGTTGAACCGGCCGGGGCTTTAGCGGTCGCCGGAATAAAAAAATACATTCGTGAGAACAAATGGGCAGGTCAGTCCCTGGTTGCAATTAACACCGGGGCCAATATGAATTTCGAACGGCTGCGCTATGTCGCCGAGCGAACCATGAGCGGTGAATGCCAGGAAGCTCTCTTTGCCGTGACCATCCCGGAGCAACCGGGTGCGCTGCGGCGTTTTTGTTCCGAGGTCGTCGGCGATCGCAATATTACCGAATTCAATTACCGGCTGGCCAAACGGTCACAGGCTCATATTTTTGTCGGAATCACGGTAAAGGATGAACTTGAACGCCCCCTGTTTGCCAAACAGATGACAGAAAACGGCTACATCAACCACGACCTGACTGACAACGAACTCGCCAAAACCCATGTCCGCTACATGGTTGGCGGCCGTTCAGAATCGGCCGGACGCGAATTCATCTATCGTTTCTGGTTTCCGGAACGGCCGGGCGCACTCGGTAAGTTCCTTTCGGCAATGGGCGCCAACTGGAATATCTCGTTGTTTCATTACCGGGCCCAGGGCGGTGACTTTGGTCGTGTTTTGATCGGCCTTGAAATTCCCGAAGGGGATGAGGCGGCGATGCAGAAATTCCTCGATGAACTCGGGTATCGTTATATTGAGGAAACAGGAAATCCCGTCTACCAAATGTTCCTCTGA
- the nifS gene encoding cysteine desulfurase NifS codes for MKRIYLDNNATTPVHPEVLEAMMPFYKEQFGNPSSVHWAGREVSGMVESAREQVAGLLNCSPAEIVFVSCGSEGDNFAIKGTVDALQEKGNHIITTSVEHPAVLETCQYLEKQGCDVTYLSVDQDGMLDLKELEDAINDKTILISIMWGNNETGNLFPVEEIGRIAKKYKVRFHTDAVQAIGKVPVDVHACGADLLVLSGHKIGAPKGVGAMYIRRGTRLTPLLHGGHQERNRRAGTHNVAGIVGLGKACELAGEHLEENAAHMRRLRDKLEKGVLEKIPNIKLNGHPDPDFRLPNTLNVSFAFIEGESLLLNLDMYGIAASSGSACTSGSLEPSHVMGAMCVEVTLAHSSTRFSLGADTTEEDIDYVLDVLPKTVQRLRDMSPLYNCNKEEECEVCETIRRI; via the coding sequence GTGAAAAGGATTTACCTCGATAACAATGCAACAACCCCGGTTCATCCCGAGGTTCTTGAAGCGATGATGCCGTTTTACAAGGAACAATTCGGCAACCCGTCCAGTGTTCATTGGGCCGGCCGTGAGGTCAGCGGCATGGTTGAATCCGCACGCGAACAGGTTGCCGGGCTGCTTAATTGTTCGCCGGCTGAAATCGTTTTTGTCTCCTGTGGCAGCGAAGGGGATAATTTTGCAATCAAGGGGACAGTTGATGCTCTACAGGAGAAGGGGAACCATATTATAACGACTTCGGTCGAGCATCCGGCGGTTCTTGAGACCTGCCAGTATCTTGAAAAACAGGGATGTGATGTTACTTACCTCTCCGTTGATCAGGACGGTATGCTCGATCTCAAAGAGCTCGAAGATGCGATTAATGACAAGACCATCCTGATATCGATCATGTGGGGCAATAACGAAACCGGCAACCTTTTTCCGGTTGAAGAGATCGGCAGGATCGCCAAGAAATACAAAGTCAGGTTTCATACAGATGCCGTTCAGGCAATCGGCAAGGTGCCGGTCGACGTTCATGCCTGTGGCGCCGACCTGCTGGTCCTTTCCGGACATAAAATCGGCGCCCCTAAGGGTGTCGGAGCTATGTATATAAGACGTGGAACCCGTCTGACACCATTGCTGCATGGTGGTCATCAGGAGCGAAATCGTCGGGCCGGAACGCATAATGTTGCCGGCATTGTCGGTCTCGGCAAAGCCTGTGAACTGGCCGGCGAACATCTTGAAGAAAATGCTGCACACATGCGTAGGCTGCGCGACAAACTTGAAAAAGGGGTTCTGGAAAAGATCCCGAATATCAAGCTGAACGGACATCCGGATCCTGACTTCAGGCTACCGAATACCCTGAATGTCAGTTTTGCCTTTATCGAAGGCGAGTCTCTGTTGCTCAACCTTGACATGTATGGTATCGCCGCATCCTCCGGGTCGGCATGTACCTCCGGCTCACTTGAACCGTCGCACGTGATGGGCGCGATGTGTGTCGAGGTGACGTTGGCCCATTCGAGTACCCGGTTCAGTCTCGGTGCCGATACCACAGAAGAAGATATCGATTACGTTCTGGACGTTTTACCGAAAACGGTCCAGCGCTTGCGGGATATGAGCCCGCTTTACAACTGCAACAAAGAAGAAGAATGCGAAGTTTGTGAAACGATCAGACGGATATAG
- a CDS encoding biopolymer transporter ExbD, with amino-acid sequence MSFHRNKREDVRVELTPMIDVVFLLLIFFMISTTFIETPGISIKLPESSTSIADKEPEEIKVYLAENGNIYLRDEQISLAALQAHLKTYGARSAQMTFLLMADKEAKHGQVVQLMDSAKSNGFGKLAIATEQKRK; translated from the coding sequence ATGTCATTCCATCGTAATAAAAGAGAAGATGTGCGGGTCGAACTGACGCCGATGATTGACGTTGTTTTTCTGCTGCTGATTTTTTTCATGATCTCGACAACCTTTATCGAAACACCGGGGATTTCGATCAAACTTCCTGAATCGTCAACCAGCATCGCCGATAAAGAGCCCGAAGAGATCAAGGTTTACCTCGCGGAAAACGGCAATATCTACCTTCGGGATGAACAGATATCTCTGGCGGCCCTGCAGGCGCATCTGAAGACTTACGGTGCCCGTTCTGCACAGATGACCTTCCTGCTGATGGCCGACAAAGAGGCAAAGCATGGTCAGGTTGTGCAGCTGATGGACAGCGCCAAGAGCAACGGTTTCGGAAAACTTGCTATAGCAACGGAGCAGAAAAGAAAGTAA
- a CDS encoding tRNA 2-thiouridine(34) synthase MnmA, with protein sequence MEKTEKKRVVVAMSGGVDSSVAAALYKEQGHEVIGMTMQIWDYSKFDAPDGETFGTCCSLDDVYDARRVAESLDIPFYVVNFEAHFQEMVIDPFCDDYFNGRTPNPCILCNQVLKFEILLRRARELQADWLATGHYAQIIENGGFYQLHKGIDEQKDQSYFLFTLNQEQMRMIRFPLGGLTKEEVREHAVRLGLRVAEKPESQDICFVPDGDYVRFLEEERGGGSLNGDIVHVSGRIVGQHQGIYRYTIGQRKGLGISWPEPLFVVGIDVDGKQVIVGEKKHLARSDFTVYATNWSRGKPDGDMNSHCRIRYRHREVPARVEPLPGNRAHVSLEQPQDGVRPGQAAVFYSGDEVVGGGWIE encoded by the coding sequence ATGGAAAAGACTGAAAAGAAAAGAGTCGTTGTCGCCATGAGCGGCGGAGTCGATTCATCGGTTGCGGCTGCTCTGTACAAGGAGCAGGGTCATGAAGTTATCGGCATGACCATGCAGATCTGGGACTATTCGAAATTTGACGCCCCCGATGGTGAGACATTCGGAACCTGTTGTTCGCTCGATGATGTCTACGATGCACGCCGTGTTGCCGAATCCCTTGATATTCCGTTTTATGTCGTCAATTTCGAGGCCCATTTCCAGGAGATGGTGATTGATCCGTTCTGTGACGACTATTTTAATGGCCGCACACCGAATCCTTGTATCCTCTGCAATCAGGTTCTTAAATTCGAAATTCTCCTGCGCCGCGCCCGGGAATTGCAGGCTGACTGGCTGGCCACCGGCCATTATGCGCAAATTATTGAGAATGGCGGATTCTACCAACTCCATAAAGGTATCGATGAGCAGAAGGACCAGAGTTATTTTCTCTTTACCCTGAACCAGGAACAGATGCGGATGATCCGTTTTCCTCTCGGTGGCTTGACCAAGGAGGAGGTTCGGGAACATGCAGTTCGTCTCGGCCTGCGGGTAGCCGAAAAACCGGAGAGTCAGGATATCTGTTTCGTTCCGGACGGCGATTATGTCCGCTTCCTTGAGGAAGAGCGAGGTGGAGGCTCACTCAATGGTGACATCGTTCACGTCTCCGGCCGGATTGTCGGGCAACATCAGGGTATTTACCGATACACCATCGGCCAGCGTAAGGGCCTGGGTATTTCATGGCCGGAACCATTGTTTGTTGTCGGTATTGATGTTGACGGCAAACAAGTGATCGTCGGTGAAAAAAAACATCTCGCTCGCTCCGATTTCACCGTTTATGCAACCAATTGGTCGCGCGGTAAACCGGATGGCGATATGAATTCACATTGTCGGATTCGATACCGGCATCGTGAAGTTCCGGCCCGTGTTGAGCCGCTGCCCGGTAATCGGGCACATGTTTCCCTTGAGCAGCCGCAGGACGGAGTGAGACCTGGACAGGCCGCCGTATTTTATTCGGGGGATGAAGTGGTTGGTGGTGGCTGGATTGAATAG
- the nifU gene encoding Fe-S cluster assembly scaffold protein NifU, whose protein sequence is MYTDKVMDHFTNPRNVGEIEDANGVGEVGNASCGDIMKIFLKVEDNVITDVKFKTFGCGAAIATSSMVTEMAIGKTIDEALELSNQAVAEALDGLPAQKMHCSNLAADALHEAIENYRKENS, encoded by the coding sequence ATGTATACCGACAAAGTCATGGATCATTTTACCAACCCCCGGAATGTCGGGGAGATTGAAGATGCCAACGGCGTAGGAGAGGTTGGCAATGCCTCCTGCGGCGATATTATGAAGATATTTCTTAAGGTCGAAGATAATGTTATTACCGACGTTAAATTCAAGACCTTCGGTTGCGGTGCAGCAATTGCCACCTCCTCGATGGTCACCGAAATGGCGATTGGCAAGACCATTGATGAGGCTCTCGAACTTTCAAACCAGGCGGTTGCCGAAGCGCTCGACGGGTTGCCGGCGCAGAAGATGCACTGTTCCAATCTGGCAGCAGACGCCCTGCATGAAGCGATTGAAAACTACAGAAAAGAGAACAGTTAA
- a CDS encoding transcriptional regulator (regulates the expression of the iscRSUA operon): MRVSTKAQYAVRAMVSLNLTADGSPVTIREISTREEISLPYLEQLFVKLRRGNIVDSVRGPGGGYVLARDATSIRVDEIIDSVEETLVPVSCMDQDGQCVCDTQCVSHTVWQGLGDRIRQFLSSITLDDLTQEARQYSGTSTTKAGHVS; encoded by the coding sequence ATGAGAGTGTCAACAAAAGCCCAGTATGCGGTCAGGGCGATGGTCAGTCTGAACCTGACGGCTGATGGCTCGCCGGTTACAATTCGTGAAATTTCGACCCGTGAGGAGATCTCCCTGCCTTACCTCGAACAACTTTTTGTCAAGTTGCGGCGGGGCAATATTGTTGACTCGGTTCGCGGCCCCGGCGGAGGTTATGTGCTGGCTCGCGACGCAACTTCAATCCGGGTGGATGAGATTATCGACAGCGTTGAGGAGACACTTGTTCCGGTCTCATGTATGGATCAGGACGGGCAGTGTGTTTGTGATACCCAGTGTGTCAGTCATACGGTCTGGCAGGGCCTGGGTGACCGGATTCGTCAATTTCTGTCATCGATAACCCTTGATGACCTGACCCAGGAAGCCCGGCAGTACAGTGGTACGTCGACGACCAAGGCCGGCCATGTTTCCTGA